The following are encoded together in the Cyanobacterium aponinum PCC 10605 genome:
- a CDS encoding DNA-processing protein DprA — MSQSLEIPKLDTLAQELAAIQQTGSKKIALLGSRHVPITHQHLIEMMSYALVLEGNRIITSGAAGTNSAAIKGAMRADPNLLTVILPQSLARQPKESQEQLKQVIHLVENPDYDNLSLGEASAICNRDIISRCQQLICFAFHDSHTLIQTCKEADEQRKVVTRFYFD, encoded by the coding sequence TTGAGTCAATCACTAGAAATTCCAAAACTTGATACTCTGGCACAAGAATTAGCGGCTATCCAGCAAACTGGCTCAAAAAAAATAGCCCTTTTAGGTTCTCGTCATGTGCCAATTACTCATCAACATTTAATCGAAATGATGAGTTATGCCCTCGTGCTAGAAGGAAACAGAATCATTACCTCTGGGGCGGCTGGTACTAATTCCGCAGCTATAAAAGGGGCAATGCGTGCTGATCCTAATCTGCTCACTGTTATTCTACCCCAAAGTCTAGCTCGTCAACCTAAAGAATCTCAAGAACAGTTAAAACAAGTAATTCATCTTGTAGAAAATCCTGACTATGATAATCTTTCTTTAGGAGAAGCTAGTGCTATTTGCAATCGAGATATTATCTCTCGCTGTCAACAATTAATATGCTTTGCTTTTCATGATAGTCACACTCTCATTCAAACTTGTAAAGAAGCAGACGAACAACGAAAAGTTGTGACTCGATTTTATTTTGACTAA
- the menC gene encoding o-succinylbenzoate synthase translates to MKIEEIQLYQLSIPFIRPFQFSNGELCNHDCLIVAVKSEGIIGWGECPVFPIPYYTYETIATASHILKDFLIPQLLGKSIDSLVALNKVFSRVRGHNMAKSCLDAAICDLLARVNSVSLSQFLGGEKKRIQVGVSVSMQDNLIYLLQRIEDYIQQGYQRIKLKIAPNYAIQPLKTIREKYPYLTLMADANSSFSLNDIDLLKALDEFDLLMIEQPLAHDDLLDHAYLQTLIKTPICLDESINNLHDTRVAIALQAGKIINLKPSRVGGISNALQIHDLCQKAGIKLWCGGMLESGIGRATNLHLASLSNFTLPADISATNRYFYEDIIHQVFSLNSSDSTIDVPQGFGIGVDINQESFNKFVQTCDTYR, encoded by the coding sequence ATGAAGATAGAAGAAATACAACTTTATCAATTATCAATTCCTTTTATTCGTCCTTTTCAATTTAGTAATGGTGAATTGTGTAATCATGATTGTCTAATTGTTGCGGTTAAAAGTGAAGGAATAATTGGTTGGGGAGAATGTCCTGTATTTCCCATTCCTTATTACACTTATGAGACAATTGCCACAGCATCTCATATTCTTAAAGACTTTCTTATTCCTCAACTCCTCGGCAAAAGTATTGATTCTCTTGTGGCACTGAATAAAGTATTTTCTCGTGTTCGTGGTCACAATATGGCTAAATCTTGTTTAGATGCCGCTATTTGCGATTTATTAGCGAGGGTTAATTCTGTGTCGCTATCTCAATTTTTGGGGGGAGAGAAAAAGCGGATTCAGGTGGGGGTTAGTGTTTCAATGCAAGATAATTTGATTTACTTATTACAACGCATAGAAGATTATATTCAACAAGGTTATCAAAGAATTAAGTTAAAAATCGCCCCTAATTATGCCATACAACCTTTAAAAACTATTCGGGAAAAATATCCTTATTTGACGTTAATGGCGGATGCTAATTCGTCTTTTTCTCTTAATGATATAGATTTGCTCAAAGCCTTAGATGAGTTCGATTTGTTGATGATTGAACAACCTTTAGCTCACGATGATTTATTAGATCATGCTTATTTACAAACTTTAATTAAAACCCCTATCTGCCTAGATGAAAGTATTAATAATTTACATGATACACGAGTTGCGATCGCACTTCAAGCGGGGAAGATAATTAATCTTAAACCCTCAAGAGTGGGAGGTATTAGTAATGCTTTACAAATTCATGATCTATGTCAGAAAGCAGGAATTAAATTATGGTGTGGAGGTATGCTAGAATCAGGCATTGGTAGGGCAACAAACTTACATTTAGCCAGTCTTAGTAATTTTACCCTTCCTGCTGATATTTCAGCTACTAACCGCTATTTCTATGAAGATATAATTCATCAGGTTTTCTCTCTTAACAGTTCTGATTCTACTATTGATGTACCCCAAGGATTTGGTATCGGGGTTGACATCAATCAAGAAAGTTTTAATAAATTTGTACAGACTTGTGATACTTATCGTTAA
- a CDS encoding cobyrinate a,c-diamide synthase gives MGIIIAGERSGVGKTTITLALLSWLTRLGKSIQSFKVGPDYIDPMFHTAITGNGCRNLDPILTSPDYVKWCFDYYTQDKDIAIVEGVMGLFDGVPNSQNAHYGSTAYIAKLLNLSVILTLDCSKISSSISAIASGYINFDREVKIVGVILNKVASEKHLSLLRIGLEKLNIPIMGVWFKHQKIELPSRHLGLIPTEEVTQHQKIFQQLGELAKQNINWQLLNKYLYSEKSMKKVDYFLGNNYHKYPLKIAIAKDKSFNFYYQDNLDILKYLGIELIEVSPLEDKNLPSDIDGIYLGGGFPEIFALQLSENKSFQMNIKKKIENGIPTYAECGGMMYLSAGIEDFRGDKWEMVGVLPHFTVMSNKLTIGYRQVKTLITNDFININQTLMGHEFHRAVDSFQPIPYQIDKLSAPMLEFQDYYSQKIISYQGWQRYNVFASYLHLHFGKLIPQLETFLQGCLSWRNRAKSKL, from the coding sequence ATGGGAATAATCATTGCTGGTGAAAGAAGTGGAGTTGGCAAAACGACAATTACTTTAGCGTTATTATCATGGTTAACTCGTCTAGGGAAATCTATACAATCTTTTAAAGTGGGTCCTGATTATATTGATCCTATGTTTCACACTGCAATTACTGGTAATGGGTGTCGTAATCTCGACCCAATTTTAACCTCCCCAGACTATGTTAAATGGTGCTTTGATTATTATACTCAGGACAAAGATATTGCCATTGTCGAAGGCGTAATGGGTTTATTTGATGGAGTACCTAACTCTCAGAATGCCCACTATGGTAGCACAGCCTATATTGCTAAACTATTAAATTTATCTGTAATTTTAACTCTTGATTGTAGTAAAATAAGTTCAAGTATAAGTGCGATCGCATCTGGATATATAAATTTTGATCGAGAAGTAAAAATAGTAGGGGTAATTCTAAATAAAGTTGCTAGTGAAAAACATTTATCTTTATTAAGAATAGGACTAGAAAAACTAAATATTCCCATCATGGGGGTATGGTTTAAACATCAAAAAATCGAGTTACCATCAAGACACTTAGGTTTAATTCCTACCGAAGAAGTAACTCAACATCAAAAGATATTTCAGCAGTTAGGTGAATTGGCAAAACAAAATATTAATTGGCAATTATTAAATAAGTATTTATATAGTGAGAAATCGATGAAAAAAGTTGATTATTTTTTAGGGAATAATTATCATAAATATCCCCTCAAAATTGCCATCGCTAAAGACAAAAGTTTTAATTTTTACTATCAAGATAATTTAGATATATTAAAATATTTAGGTATCGAATTAATTGAAGTTAGTCCTTTAGAAGATAAAAACTTACCATCAGATATTGATGGTATTTATTTAGGAGGAGGATTTCCTGAAATATTCGCGCTTCAGTTATCCGAAAATAAATCCTTTCAGATGAATATTAAAAAGAAAATTGAAAATGGTATCCCTACTTATGCCGAGTGTGGTGGAATGATGTATTTATCGGCAGGAATTGAAGATTTTAGAGGAGATAAATGGGAAATGGTGGGTGTTTTACCTCATTTTACTGTTATGAGCAATAAATTAACTATCGGCTATAGACAAGTAAAAACACTAATTACCAATGATTTTATCAATATTAATCAAACATTAATGGGTCATGAATTTCATCGAGCAGTAGATAGTTTTCAACCGATACCCTATCAAATAGATAAATTATCTGCTCCCATGTTAGAATTTCAAGACTATTATAGTCAGAAAATTATTTCCTATCAAGGATGGCAAAGATACAATGTTTTTGCTTCTTATTTACACCTTCATTTTGGCAAATTAATACCCCAATTAGAAACATTTTTACAGGGTTGTTTAAGTTGGCGAAATAGAGCAAAAAGTAAATTATAA
- a CDS encoding response regulator transcription factor → MVCIAIIEGNPHLRSLLGWHLQQVGYIINQCGSIQQAKQNLANQSPTLVVLDSDLPDGDGFEFCQWLCQCHQPLILMLSAQTTEKDVVKGLKAGADDYLKKPFGMQEFLARVESLLRRFRTNNAPLSLDFGDLKIDLVQRRVEFRGQFIDLTPQEFSLLYVLSQAQGIPLSRSELLRKAWPEAIENQRTIDTHVLSLRKKIELDPRQPNVIQTVRNVGYRFNLEALQKQSYYLPPENITPSNNNHHSLNHNSHYSYNNNGRVFHDKVMRS, encoded by the coding sequence GTGGTTTGTATAGCAATTATAGAAGGTAATCCTCATTTGCGATCGCTCTTAGGATGGCATTTACAGCAAGTCGGCTATATAATCAACCAGTGTGGAAGTATTCAACAGGCAAAACAAAATTTAGCAAATCAATCACCAACTTTAGTTGTTTTAGATTCAGATTTACCCGACGGCGACGGATTTGAGTTTTGTCAATGGTTATGTCAGTGTCATCAACCTTTAATTCTTATGTTGTCAGCACAAACCACAGAAAAAGATGTTGTGAAAGGATTAAAAGCAGGGGCAGATGATTATCTGAAAAAACCTTTTGGAATGCAAGAGTTTTTAGCCCGAGTCGAATCTTTATTACGTCGTTTTCGGACTAATAACGCTCCTTTAAGTCTTGATTTCGGTGATTTAAAAATAGATTTAGTACAAAGAAGAGTGGAGTTTCGAGGACAATTTATTGATTTAACACCTCAAGAATTTAGTCTTTTATATGTTCTTTCTCAGGCACAGGGAATTCCCCTCAGTCGCTCGGAATTATTGAGAAAAGCATGGCCAGAGGCGATCGAAAATCAAAGAACTATTGACACTCATGTGTTATCATTGAGGAAAAAGATAGAATTAGATCCTCGCCAACCAAATGTAATTCAAACAGTCAGAAATGTGGGTTATCGTTTTAACTTAGAAGCACTGCAAAAACAAAGTTATTATTTACCACCAGAAAATATCACCCCTTCTAATAATAATCATCATTCTCTAAATCATAATAGTCACTATTCTTATAATAATAATGGTCGGGTTTTTCATGATAAGGTAATGAGAAGTTAG
- a CDS encoding ArsJ-associated glyceraldehyde-3-phosphate dehydrogenase, producing the protein MRIGINGFGRIGRLALRAGWGNPNLEFVHINELKGGVETAAHLLEFDSVHGRWHKSPTIEHEKICIDGKYISFSSYSTPQEVPWQDLGVDLVIESSGKFRTPDTLNPYFENGVKKVVVAAPVKENALNVVVGVNDHLYNPEKHHLLTAASCTTNCLAPVVKVIHEGLGIKHGVITTIHDVTNTQTVVDAPHKDLRRARSCLQSLVPTTTGSATAIALIYPELQGKLNGIAVRVPMLNASLTDCVFEVNRKTTVAEVNQLLKEASETAPLKGILGYEERPLVSIDYKDDARSSIIDALSTMVIDDTQVKILAWYDNEWGYSNRLIELVNKIAVSN; encoded by the coding sequence ATGCGCATTGGTATTAATGGCTTTGGCAGAATTGGCAGATTGGCATTAAGGGCTGGTTGGGGAAATCCAAACCTTGAATTCGTACATATTAACGAGCTAAAAGGGGGTGTCGAAACTGCCGCTCATTTGTTGGAATTTGATTCGGTGCATGGACGTTGGCATAAATCCCCTACCATAGAACATGAAAAAATATGTATTGATGGTAAATATATTTCTTTCAGCAGTTATTCTACGCCCCAAGAAGTACCTTGGCAAGATTTAGGAGTGGATTTGGTTATCGAAAGTTCAGGTAAATTTCGTACCCCAGACACCCTTAATCCCTACTTTGAAAATGGTGTGAAAAAAGTTGTTGTTGCCGCACCAGTGAAGGAAAATGCCCTTAATGTTGTAGTTGGGGTGAATGATCATCTCTACAATCCTGAAAAACATCACCTTTTAACTGCCGCTTCTTGTACTACAAACTGTTTAGCTCCTGTGGTCAAAGTCATTCATGAGGGTTTAGGAATTAAACATGGGGTTATCACTACCATTCACGATGTTACCAATACTCAAACCGTTGTTGATGCACCTCATAAAGATTTGAGAAGGGCGAGGTCTTGTTTACAATCTCTTGTGCCAACTACTACAGGCTCTGCAACTGCGATCGCACTTATTTATCCTGAGTTACAAGGAAAATTAAACGGCATAGCCGTCAGAGTGCCGATGTTAAATGCTTCCTTAACAGATTGTGTTTTTGAAGTAAATCGTAAAACTACCGTAGCTGAAGTTAATCAACTATTGAAAGAAGCCTCGGAAACAGCACCTTTAAAAGGCATTTTAGGTTATGAAGAACGTCCTTTAGTGTCAATAGATTACAAGGATGATGCGCGATCGAGTATTATCGATGCTCTTTCTACCATGGTAATTGATGATACTCAGGTGAAGATTTTAGCTTGGTATGACAACGAATGGGGTTACTCTAATCGTCTCATTGAGTTAGTTAATAAAATAGCCGTCAGCAATTAA
- the arsJ gene encoding organoarsenical effux MFS transporter ArsJ: protein MDNNIKNYALVTAAYWGYTVTDGALRMLVLLHFNKLGFTPIEIAFLFLFYEIFGIVTNFLGGWIGSQFGLRLTLYGGIGLQIFALVMLGLINPNWAVWFQVVYVMTSQAFSGIAKDLTKMSSKSAVRLVVPKEAESKLFKWVAILTGSKNALKGIGFFVGATLLQLFGFEKALFYQAAVLFIIFLSGRFLPKNLGKIKAKVKFKQLFSKSKAINILSAARFFLFGARDIWFVVALPVFFRMELGWSFIQVGTYMACWVIGYGIVQSLSPTILRQNQEGKAPQGKTIQIWTSILTIIPAAIALAFMAGFPPQIVITGGLIIFGIVFAFNSAVHSYLVLAYTEDDDVALNVGFYYMANSGGRLLGTITSGIVYQTMGIEGCLWFSSVFVLVAALVSAKLPPVKVLDSANELRHEM from the coding sequence ATGGATAATAATATCAAAAATTATGCCCTCGTAACCGCCGCCTATTGGGGCTATACCGTCACTGATGGGGCATTAAGAATGTTGGTTTTACTGCACTTTAATAAACTCGGTTTTACCCCCATCGAAATTGCTTTTTTATTCCTTTTTTATGAAATTTTTGGCATTGTTACCAACTTTTTAGGTGGTTGGATTGGCTCACAATTTGGTTTAAGATTAACCCTTTATGGTGGTATTGGTTTACAGATTTTTGCCTTGGTTATGCTAGGTTTAATTAATCCTAATTGGGCTGTTTGGTTTCAGGTTGTCTATGTTATGACATCCCAAGCATTCTCAGGGATTGCGAAGGATTTAACCAAAATGAGTTCTAAAAGTGCTGTGCGTTTAGTTGTGCCGAAAGAAGCAGAATCAAAGCTATTTAAGTGGGTAGCAATCCTTACTGGTTCAAAAAATGCGTTAAAAGGAATTGGCTTTTTTGTAGGAGCAACTTTACTGCAATTATTCGGTTTTGAAAAGGCGTTATTTTATCAAGCGGCGGTTTTATTTATCATCTTTTTAAGTGGTAGATTTTTACCGAAAAATTTAGGCAAAATCAAAGCAAAAGTTAAATTTAAACAGTTATTTTCTAAGAGTAAAGCCATTAATATTTTATCTGCCGCAAGGTTTTTCTTGTTTGGTGCGAGGGATATATGGTTTGTGGTGGCGTTACCTGTATTTTTCCGCATGGAATTGGGTTGGAGTTTTATTCAAGTAGGTACTTATATGGCTTGTTGGGTAATTGGTTATGGTATCGTACAATCTTTATCCCCAACAATTCTAAGGCAGAATCAAGAAGGCAAAGCCCCTCAAGGAAAAACCATCCAAATTTGGACTTCTATTTTAACTATTATACCAGCCGCGATCGCACTTGCTTTTATGGCAGGTTTTCCGCCCCAGATTGTGATTACAGGGGGATTAATTATTTTTGGTATCGTTTTTGCTTTTAATTCTGCCGTCCATTCTTACCTCGTGTTAGCCTATACTGAAGATGATGACGTAGCCTTAAACGTTGGGTTTTACTACATGGCAAACTCTGGCGGGCGTTTACTTGGTACAATTACCTCTGGTATCGTTTATCAAACCATGGGTATCGAAGGTTGTTTATGGTTTTCCAGTGTATTTGTTTTAGTTGCGGCTTTAGTATCAGCAAAATTGCCTCCAGTTAAAGTTTTAGATAGTGCGAATGAATTAAGACATGAGATGTAG
- the cobO gene encoding cob(I)yrinic acid a,c-diamide adenosyltransferase, whose amino-acid sequence MNKSITTEDYKKKMQRRKEVQDKRLANMKSEKGLIIVNTGDGKGKTTAALGMVMRSLGHGYKVAIIQFIKGAWEPAEKEVLEKWSGQLEFYAMGEGFTWETQDREKDILMANKAWEKAKDFILNPKYKLVLLDEINIALKLDYLNLEEVLKILQQKPQDSHVILTGRGAKKELIEMADLVTEMKLIKHPFKEQGIKAQPGIEF is encoded by the coding sequence ATGAATAAATCAATTACCACAGAAGATTATAAAAAAAAGATGCAACGCCGTAAGGAAGTTCAAGATAAACGGTTAGCAAATATGAAATCAGAAAAAGGCTTAATTATTGTCAATACAGGAGATGGAAAAGGAAAAACAACTGCGGCTTTAGGTATGGTAATGCGCAGTTTAGGTCATGGTTATAAGGTTGCTATTATACAGTTTATAAAAGGAGCTTGGGAACCTGCTGAGAAAGAAGTGTTAGAAAAATGGTCTGGGCAATTAGAATTTTATGCCATGGGAGAAGGCTTTACTTGGGAAACTCAAGATCGAGAAAAAGATATTCTTATGGCAAATAAAGCATGGGAAAAAGCTAAAGATTTTATATTAAATCCTAAGTATAAATTAGTATTATTAGATGAAATTAATATTGCTCTAAAATTAGATTATTTAAACTTAGAAGAAGTGCTAAAAATTTTACAACAAAAACCTCAAGATAGTCATGTTATTTTAACAGGAAGAGGAGCAAAAAAAGAGCTAATAGAAATGGCTGATCTAGTAACAGAAATGAAGTTAATTAAACACCCATTTAAAGAGCAAGGAATTAAAGCACAACCCGGCATCGAATTTTAA
- the recO gene encoding DNA repair protein RecO → MNANFQTTGIILQKKPFGENDLLISFLSPELGLKKAIAPNGRLYKSTLRGRTELLMVNDFFLIKGRNLDRILQIEGQISYGQLNSNIGKLTISQYLAELVLHLAHEQPQKELYMLFLEHLRRIDSLTDNEQLFAYLAQAVFHLLAISGIAPEIYHCVHNQRQIQPNFEQPYWRVGFTFQGGGVTEYVKSSYSSHYYQINDHLNAVELALLQSLPKPSLLSDLREIIPFNCDDLVIQKSWMRIERILKNYLEFHLDCKMRSAEVIADILIGF, encoded by the coding sequence ATGAATGCAAATTTCCAAACTACTGGCATTATTCTTCAAAAAAAGCCCTTCGGAGAAAATGATTTATTGATTTCTTTTCTGTCCCCTGAATTGGGGCTAAAAAAAGCGATCGCACCCAATGGAAGATTATATAAATCAACCCTGAGAGGGCGGACAGAATTACTGATGGTTAACGATTTTTTCCTGATTAAAGGAAGAAACCTCGATCGCATCTTACAAATTGAAGGACAAATATCTTATGGTCAATTAAATAGTAACATCGGGAAATTAACTATTAGTCAATATTTAGCAGAATTAGTTTTACATCTTGCCCATGAACAACCCCAGAAAGAGCTATATATGCTTTTTCTTGAACACTTAAGACGCATTGATAGTTTAACCGATAATGAACAATTATTTGCTTATCTAGCACAAGCAGTATTTCACCTATTAGCTATTAGTGGCATTGCCCCAGAAATTTATCATTGTGTTCATAATCAACGACAAATTCAACCTAATTTTGAGCAACCTTATTGGCGAGTAGGTTTTACTTTTCAAGGAGGAGGAGTGACAGAATATGTCAAATCTTCCTATTCTTCTCATTACTATCAAATTAATGATCATCTTAATGCTGTTGAATTAGCTTTATTGCAAAGTTTACCTAAACCCTCACTACTATCTGATTTAAGAGAAATAATACCCTTTAATTGTGATGATTTAGTAATTCAAAAAAGTTGGATGAGAATAGAACGAATTTTAAAAAATTATTTAGAATTTCACTTAGATTGCAAAATGCGATCAGCCGAAGTTATTGCAGATATTTTAATTGGCTTCTAA
- a CDS encoding CHASE2 domain-containing serine/threonine-protein kinase, with protein sequence MLNSISQWLKNSFGRKIGLEVLVSLSISTMIVIVRQLGGFEYFDLGVYDWLLKFHTRENQDNRILTVLITEDDIQTEKRWPISDGTLAKAINILLENEPYAIGVDLYRDFPIEPGTDDFTNLLVNSDRVSVVCKLASEAQPAVPPPPSLPIDLVGFADIVIDGDGVVRRNLFYVEPQESRCPTPYSLALQLALSYLIPQGIEPQLGENGSLILGKATLKPIDGSIGAYRQVDASGYQIMLDYRRGNSPTPTVTLNDVLQGKVDPKLIKDKVILIGVSAPSLRDSFYTPFSRQGEDVVLMPGVTLHSYMVSQLLSSAIDGHPVIWSWSNGGETIWIYFWGLVGSASIFLLSRPLLMILLQGSSLVIIVVSAIVFSFEGGWIPVVPAIVSFMGGAIALVGYNAYKAKNEQLSIQQQVSDQEKSIAVLQMLLKSQSQTHKISKVTTYEEGSVIVGRYQIIKRLGKGGFGNSYLSVDQMLPGKPYCVVKRLNAYSDDTKILTLMEKLLETEAKILEKVGKHPQIPDLLAYIQDNNNFFLVQEYIDGQTLIQELKDKTKYSENEVLQIIEEIMEILSFIEQYNLVHRDIKPDNILRRQSDKSLVLIDFGGIKQIFNLKNETAINAVSNEGYASPEQLAGQPVMASDIYSVGMVAIHCLTGTFPGKLPRDPQTGEILWDSSKYVSPVTAKIIKKMTSYHFKDRYQNAQEVSKDLKHYRSQIEELKNQIDIDIEIDEEKKAEEVSEIVHSENFLQLQEKAERLRRKRLS encoded by the coding sequence ATGCTAAATTCTATTTCCCAATGGCTTAAAAATTCTTTTGGACGCAAAATAGGCTTAGAAGTTTTGGTTTCCCTTTCTATCAGTACAATGATAGTTATAGTGAGACAGTTAGGGGGGTTTGAGTATTTTGACTTAGGCGTATATGATTGGTTATTAAAATTCCACACCCGTGAAAATCAAGATAATCGAATACTAACAGTTCTCATTACAGAAGACGATATTCAAACAGAAAAAAGATGGCCTATCAGTGACGGAACTTTAGCAAAAGCCATCAACATACTCTTAGAAAATGAACCTTATGCCATCGGAGTTGATTTATATCGTGATTTTCCCATTGAACCCGGCACAGATGATTTTACGAATCTTTTAGTTAATAGCGATCGAGTCTCGGTAGTATGTAAATTAGCCTCAGAAGCTCAACCTGCAGTTCCGCCCCCTCCTAGTTTACCCATAGATTTAGTCGGGTTTGCCGATATTGTTATTGATGGAGATGGTGTTGTCAGACGTAATTTGTTTTATGTTGAACCTCAAGAAAGTAGATGCCCAACTCCTTACTCTTTAGCGCTACAGCTAGCACTTTCTTATTTAATACCCCAAGGTATTGAACCTCAACTGGGAGAAAACGGTTCATTAATATTAGGTAAAGCAACTCTTAAACCGATTGATGGAAGTATTGGTGCTTATCGTCAAGTGGATGCTAGTGGTTATCAAATCATGCTTGATTACCGTCGGGGAAATTCTCCCACTCCTACCGTGACGTTAAATGATGTCTTACAAGGAAAAGTTGACCCTAAATTAATCAAAGATAAAGTAATTTTAATCGGAGTATCCGCCCCTAGTTTACGAGACTCTTTTTATACTCCTTTTAGTCGTCAGGGAGAAGATGTGGTATTAATGCCGGGAGTCACCCTTCATAGTTATATGGTAAGTCAATTGCTATCTTCTGCTATAGACGGACATCCCGTAATTTGGAGTTGGTCTAACGGAGGAGAAACTATTTGGATTTATTTTTGGGGTTTAGTGGGCAGTGCTTCTATTTTCTTGCTATCTCGACCTTTATTAATGATATTGCTACAGGGTTCATCTTTAGTCATTATAGTTGTTAGTGCCATCGTCTTTTCCTTTGAAGGGGGGTGGATTCCCGTTGTTCCTGCTATAGTTAGTTTTATGGGAGGTGCGATCGCACTTGTGGGCTACAACGCTTATAAAGCCAAAAACGAACAACTTTCCATTCAACAACAAGTATCAGATCAAGAAAAATCGATCGCAGTTTTACAAATGTTGTTAAAATCCCAATCTCAGACCCATAAAATATCCAAAGTAACAACCTATGAAGAAGGTTCAGTGATTGTTGGTCGTTATCAAATTATTAAACGCTTAGGAAAAGGCGGATTTGGCAATAGCTATCTTTCCGTTGATCAAATGTTACCCGGGAAACCCTACTGTGTGGTTAAACGCTTAAATGCTTATTCCGATGACACAAAAATTTTAACCCTGATGGAAAAATTACTAGAAACCGAAGCAAAAATTTTAGAAAAAGTAGGCAAACATCCTCAAATCCCCGACTTACTAGCTTATATTCAAGACAATAATAACTTTTTTCTCGTTCAAGAATATATTGACGGTCAAACCCTCATTCAAGAACTAAAAGATAAGACTAAATATAGTGAAAATGAAGTACTGCAAATTATTGAAGAAATAATGGAAATTTTGAGTTTCATTGAGCAATACAACTTAGTCCATCGAGATATAAAACCAGACAATATCCTTCGCCGTCAATCAGATAAATCCCTTGTATTAATAGATTTTGGTGGCATAAAACAAATCTTTAATTTAAAAAACGAAACAGCTATCAATGCAGTTAGTAATGAAGGCTATGCCTCACCTGAACAATTAGCAGGACAACCCGTCATGGCAAGTGACATTTACTCTGTGGGTATGGTAGCCATCCATTGTTTAACAGGAACATTCCCGGGTAAACTACCCAGAGACCCTCAAACAGGTGAAATTCTGTGGGATAGTAGCAAATATGTCAGCCCTGTAACTGCTAAAATCATCAAAAAAATGACCAGCTATCATTTCAAAGACCGTTACCAAAACGCACAGGAAGTAAGCAAAGACCTTAAACACTATAGATCACAAATAGAAGAATTAAAAAATCAAATTGACATCGATATTGAGATTGATGAAGAAAAAAAAGCCGAGGAAGTGTCAGAAATTGTCCATTCCGAAAACTTTTTACAGTTACAAGAAAAAGCAGAAAGGTTGCGCCGTAAAAGATTATCTTAA